One genomic region from Thermoleptolyngbya sichuanensis A183 encodes:
- the crtR gene encoding beta-carotene hydroxylase, translating into MSEAVKPLTIATVPRELLGPPGKFNPTLLIFLLAVALATLSVCGYWRWHWLGWVCFVLNVVALHLVGTVIHDASHNVAHRNRVMNAVLGHGSALMLGFSFPVFTRVHMQHHANVNDPENDPDHFVSTGGPLWLIAARFFYHEIFFFKRKLWRKYELLEWFLARLTVALLIYYAVQYGFLSYLMNFWFSPALVVGLALGLFFDYLPHRPFQERNRWKNARVYPGALLNVLIMGQNYHLIHHLWPSIPWYNYQAAYYATRPLLDAKGCHQSLGLLKVKDFLNFVYDLFLGIRFHHGAAHASEAPKAPESGGAILADSAQDRGLSEGEDLSESLPLATTPR; encoded by the coding sequence ATGTCGGAGGCCGTTAAGCCCCTGACAATCGCGACCGTCCCGAGAGAGCTTCTCGGCCCACCCGGCAAATTCAACCCAACCCTGCTCATCTTTTTGCTTGCAGTGGCTTTGGCAACGCTTTCGGTTTGTGGGTATTGGCGCTGGCATTGGTTGGGGTGGGTGTGCTTTGTGCTTAATGTTGTAGCGCTGCACCTAGTGGGAACCGTGATTCACGATGCATCGCACAACGTCGCGCATCGAAATCGCGTGATGAATGCGGTGCTGGGTCATGGCAGTGCGCTCATGCTGGGGTTCTCGTTCCCGGTTTTTACGCGAGTGCACATGCAGCATCACGCAAACGTGAATGACCCAGAGAATGACCCCGACCATTTCGTGTCTACGGGTGGACCACTGTGGCTGATTGCTGCACGATTCTTCTATCACGAGATTTTCTTCTTCAAGCGGAAGCTCTGGCGCAAGTACGAGCTTCTGGAATGGTTTCTAGCCCGCCTCACGGTTGCGCTGCTGATCTATTACGCGGTGCAGTATGGGTTTCTGAGCTACTTGATGAACTTCTGGTTTTCTCCGGCGCTGGTCGTGGGGCTTGCTCTGGGGCTGTTCTTTGACTATCTACCCCACCGTCCGTTCCAGGAGCGCAACCGCTGGAAAAATGCGCGGGTTTATCCTGGGGCGCTGCTGAACGTGCTGATCATGGGTCAGAACTATCACCTGATTCATCACCTCTGGCCATCTATCCCCTGGTATAATTACCAAGCGGCGTATTATGCGACCCGGCCGCTGCTGGATGCGAAGGGCTGTCACCAGTCCCTTGGGCTGCTCAAGGTGAAGGATTTTCTAAACTTTGTCTACGATCTGTTTCTGGGCATTCGCTTTCATCATGGGGCTGCCCATGCTAGCGAGGCTCCTAAGGCTCCTGAAAGCGGAGGAGCCATATTGGCCGACTCCGCTCAGGATCGGGGGCTAAGTGAAGGGGAGGATCTTTCGGAAAGTCTGCCCCTGGCCACAACGCCCCGCTAG
- the phoU gene encoding phosphate signaling complex protein PhoU, translating to MDVSRTTRANFERQIRGLQRDVLRMGALVEHSCLLARKAMFERDLDAARQIAIQDKQIDQFYRQIEQDCVKLMALQSPVTQDLRLLSALMQLVRDLERIGDYAKDLGEVAVKLFPYPTHPCMGQIQIMSDRARAMLAMSLAALSNLDAESGLDVKHRDDAVDSDYEEVYDLLAHQTNVQGVIEPYVLMVLAIRYLERMADHATNIGKRVAYVVTGKR from the coding sequence TTGGATGTTTCAAGAACAACGCGAGCAAATTTTGAACGGCAGATCCGTGGGCTACAGCGCGACGTACTTCGCATGGGCGCACTGGTAGAGCATTCCTGTCTGCTAGCCCGAAAGGCGATGTTTGAGCGCGATCTGGACGCCGCTCGGCAGATCGCCATTCAAGACAAGCAAATCGACCAGTTTTATCGACAGATCGAGCAGGATTGTGTCAAGCTGATGGCGCTCCAGTCGCCTGTCACGCAAGACCTGCGGTTGCTGAGTGCGCTGATGCAGTTGGTGCGAGATTTAGAGCGCATCGGCGACTATGCCAAAGATTTGGGTGAGGTGGCCGTCAAGCTATTTCCCTATCCAACCCATCCCTGTATGGGGCAAATCCAGATCATGTCCGACCGGGCGCGAGCCATGCTGGCCATGAGTCTGGCGGCGTTGTCGAACCTGGATGCTGAATCTGGGCTGGATGTAAAGCATCGAGATGATGCGGTGGATTCTGACTATGAAGAGGTGTACGACCTGCTGGCGCACCAAACCAATGTGCAGGGCGTGATTGAACCCTACGTACTAATGGTGCTGGCGATCCGCTATCTGGAGCGAATGGCGGATCATGCGACCAATATTGGCAAGCGGGTCGCCTATGTGGTGACGGGAAAACGCTGA
- a CDS encoding D-alanine--D-alanine ligase family protein: protein MAKLRVGLLFGGCSGEHEVSIRSAQAIARGLSDPANADRYELAPVYIQKDGRWLAGESAIHVLSAGVPLKLGSSDAPADPSGETSALQAPTVAAVERWQSTAQVSGVDVWFPVLHGPNGEDGTVQGMLTLMQAPFVGSGVLGSALGMDKIAMKMAFAQAGLPQVGYKVVRRSQVYSNPCIFPKLCDEIEAELGYPCFVKPANLGSSVGIAKARTRAQLEAALDSAASYDRRLIVEAAAPSPRELECAVLGNDHPQASVVGEITYSSDFYDYETKYTEGLADLHIPANLPEAIARQIQDMSIRAFEAVDAAGLARVDFFYCESTGEVFINEINTMPGFTATSMYPMLWAASGVPFPELVNRLVKLALEER from the coding sequence ATGGCAAAGTTGCGGGTGGGGCTGCTGTTTGGTGGGTGTTCGGGTGAGCATGAGGTGTCGATTCGCTCGGCGCAGGCGATCGCCCGTGGACTGAGCGACCCCGCCAACGCAGACCGCTACGAGCTTGCGCCCGTGTATATCCAGAAAGACGGCCGCTGGCTGGCGGGAGAGTCTGCCATTCACGTTCTATCAGCGGGGGTGCCGCTGAAATTGGGCAGTTCGGACGCTCCGGCAGACCCGTCGGGCGAAACCAGCGCCCTGCAAGCGCCAACGGTGGCGGCGGTAGAACGCTGGCAATCGACGGCGCAGGTGAGCGGCGTGGACGTGTGGTTTCCCGTGCTGCACGGGCCTAACGGCGAAGACGGCACGGTGCAGGGAATGCTGACGCTGATGCAGGCTCCGTTTGTGGGGTCGGGGGTGCTGGGGTCGGCGCTGGGGATGGACAAGATCGCCATGAAAATGGCGTTTGCCCAGGCGGGGCTGCCGCAGGTGGGCTATAAGGTCGTGCGGCGATCGCAGGTCTATTCCAACCCCTGCATTTTTCCCAAGCTGTGTGATGAAATCGAAGCCGAACTAGGCTATCCCTGCTTTGTCAAGCCTGCTAACCTGGGGTCCTCCGTCGGCATTGCCAAGGCCCGCACCCGCGCCCAGCTTGAGGCCGCCCTAGACAGTGCCGCCAGCTACGATCGCCGCCTGATTGTGGAAGCGGCCGCGCCCTCACCCCGCGAACTGGAGTGCGCTGTGCTGGGCAATGACCATCCCCAGGCATCGGTCGTGGGCGAGATTACCTACAGCAGCGACTTTTACGACTACGAGACGAAATACACCGAAGGTCTGGCAGATCTGCACATCCCGGCAAACTTGCCAGAGGCGATCGCCCGCCAAATACAGGATATGTCGATTCGCGCCTTTGAAGCCGTAGACGCAGCTGGCCTAGCCCGGGTGGACTTTTTCTATTGCGAGTCTACGGGCGAGGTCTTCATCAACGAAATCAACACCATGCCCGGTTTCACCGCCACTAGCATGTATCCCATGCTCTGGGCCGCCAGCGGCGTGCCGTTCCCGGAACTAGTTAATCGGCTGGTGAAACTGGCGCTGGAGGAGCGATAG
- a CDS encoding PAS domain-containing sensor histidine kinase, translating into MKTDLPDAFLQTLQDPDTQCNLLQSVVLHANDSIVITNAEPLDAPGPQIIFVNDAFCRMTGYRPEEVIGKTPRILQGPKTDRAALDRLKDSLRRWQPSLVELLNYRKDGSEFWVEMSLVPVANANGWYTHWIAIQRETSDRKRLETELLRTLQKERELSELRSHFVTMTSHEFRTPLTAILTAAEMLEHYGRHWTEDDRLEQLRLIQVTVHRMTQMLDDILLLDRADTTDLQPAPTWFDPVAFCEALVNECQTTSGRNHRWELINHLTQHKVYLDQALLQQVLLNVLSNAVKYSPAHSQITLEMRDRPGGIQFSVRDEGIGLDPQDPPRLCDLFYRGSNVGTTPGTGLGLAIAKRCLDLCGGEISFENLPEGGLRVAIALPFHKTLQSSR; encoded by the coding sequence GTGAAAACTGATTTACCAGACGCTTTCTTGCAGACGCTGCAAGATCCCGATACGCAGTGCAACCTGCTGCAATCGGTGGTGCTTCATGCCAACGACTCGATCGTGATTACCAACGCGGAACCGCTGGATGCGCCCGGCCCGCAAATTATATTCGTTAACGATGCCTTTTGCCGCATGACGGGCTATCGGCCTGAGGAGGTGATTGGCAAAACACCGCGTATTCTACAGGGGCCCAAGACCGATCGGGCTGCCCTTGATCGCTTAAAGGACTCGCTGCGGCGATGGCAGCCCTCTTTGGTGGAACTGCTGAACTATCGCAAAGACGGCAGCGAATTTTGGGTTGAAATGAGTCTGGTGCCTGTGGCCAATGCCAATGGCTGGTATACCCACTGGATTGCGATTCAGCGGGAGACGAGCGATCGCAAACGCCTGGAAACCGAACTGCTGAGAACGCTGCAAAAAGAGCGAGAACTCAGCGAACTGCGATCGCACTTTGTCACCATGACCTCCCACGAATTTCGCACGCCGCTGACGGCGATTCTGACGGCGGCGGAAATGCTGGAACACTACGGTCGCCACTGGACGGAGGACGATCGGCTAGAGCAACTGCGGCTGATTCAGGTAACCGTGCATCGGATGACGCAAATGCTAGACGACATCCTGCTGCTAGATCGGGCGGATACCACCGACCTGCAACCTGCACCCACCTGGTTTGATCCGGTAGCTTTTTGTGAGGCGCTGGTGAACGAATGTCAAACCACCAGCGGCCGCAACCATCGCTGGGAACTGATCAATCACCTGACCCAGCACAAGGTTTATCTCGATCAGGCGCTCTTGCAACAGGTGTTGCTCAATGTGCTGTCGAACGCGGTCAAATATTCTCCTGCCCATAGCCAGATTACGCTAGAGATGCGCGATCGCCCCGGAGGTATACAGTTTTCCGTCCGGGACGAGGGCATTGGGCTAGACCCACAAGACCCACCCCGACTGTGTGACCTGTTCTATCGGGGCAGCAACGTCGGCACGACTCCTGGCACTGGGCTGGGGCTGGCGATCGCCAAGCGATGTCTGGACTTGTGCGGCGGCGAAATCAGCTTTGAAAATCTGCCTGAGGGAGGACTTCGAGTGGCGATCGCGCTGCCCTTTCACAAAACACTGCAATCCAGCAGATAG
- a CDS encoding cupin domain-containing protein, which produces MHIDPEQVPAKTGTVYPEPFKARLAGRSKRRLGDAAGLKNFGVNWVALEPGAMSALRHWHQRQDEFIYVLTGEVVLITNAGEQVLKAGMAAGFPAGEANGHHLVNRSAALATYLEVGDRTPDDQVTYPDDDLVAAAGDAGWIFFHKDGQPYSSSMSSV; this is translated from the coding sequence ATGCACATCGACCCTGAGCAGGTTCCTGCAAAAACTGGAACCGTCTATCCAGAACCATTTAAGGCGCGGTTGGCAGGCCGCAGCAAGCGTCGCCTGGGAGATGCGGCGGGGCTAAAGAACTTTGGGGTGAACTGGGTAGCACTGGAGCCAGGAGCAATGTCGGCGTTGCGCCACTGGCATCAGCGCCAGGATGAGTTTATCTACGTGCTGACAGGCGAAGTGGTGCTGATTACCAATGCAGGCGAACAAGTGCTGAAGGCAGGAATGGCGGCGGGTTTTCCCGCAGGTGAGGCAAACGGACATCATCTGGTGAACCGCTCGGCGGCCCTGGCAACGTATCTCGAAGTGGGCGATCGCACGCCAGATGACCAGGTTACCTATCCCGACGATGATTTGGTCGCCGCTGCGGGGGACGCGGGCTGGATCTTTTTCCACAAAGACGGACAGCCCTACTCGTCTTCTATGTCCAGTGTTTAA
- a CDS encoding AAA family ATPase, with protein sequence MHRFQRIAIVGTSGTGKTTLAQQVGRQLGIAHIELDALHWEPN encoded by the coding sequence ATGCACCGCTTTCAGCGGATAGCGATTGTTGGCACGAGCGGAACAGGCAAAACCACGCTGGCGCAGCAAGTAGGACGACAACTCGGCATCGCCCATATCGAGCTAGATGCGCTGCACTGGGAGCCTAATTAA
- a CDS encoding two-component system response regulator, whose protein sequence is MAKILVIEDDLTIRTALLKMLSAENYEAIAAPEGQTGLSLAQGHRPDLILCDIMMPGCDGYEVLTQLQQNPATAGIPFIFLTAKADRQDIRQGMAMGADDYLTKPFTRQELMEAIATRLSKHASIIQPYIQEMKQAVDRLNQIAYRDPTTQLANRILFHHHLQEHLESADGLVALLLLKLNASMPDGTPLDGAMTESLAAATADRLREAISPEEAIARLNSNTFGVFQAVAHRRDAATLAQTLLSSLNEPCLIDNDTLQPQLCAGIALAPDNGATASEVMEHARQALQTAHRQPGRYQFYSLEVDAWNSQRIWVLQHIEQAIEQDELRLLYQPQVNLISGRIIGAEALIRWQHPDVGMVHPAQFLAVAEETDWIVKIGEWVLKTACASAVRWKEAGHPGMKLSINLSARQFRKLDLPKAIAQATAQTGFDPHLLVLDITEATLHENRGVDGKTMQQLQQLGVQLALDDFGTGYSSLYHLRQLPLDCVKIDRTFVADLGEDEDALSIAKAIVAIAQSLQTRAIAEGVETDAQLSLLRQIGCYAAQGNRFRPPLSASDLQQLLQTNPRL, encoded by the coding sequence ATGGCAAAGATTTTGGTCATCGAGGATGACTTAACCATTCGCACTGCGCTCCTAAAGATGCTGAGCGCAGAAAATTACGAGGCGATCGCCGCTCCAGAAGGGCAAACCGGGCTAAGTCTCGCCCAAGGACACCGGCCAGACCTAATCCTGTGTGACATCATGATGCCCGGCTGCGACGGCTATGAAGTGCTGACCCAGCTCCAGCAAAATCCAGCAACGGCTGGCATTCCGTTTATCTTTCTTACGGCCAAGGCAGACCGTCAGGATATCCGCCAGGGCATGGCGATGGGCGCAGACGACTATCTCACCAAGCCCTTTACCCGGCAAGAACTGATGGAGGCGATCGCCACTCGGCTGAGCAAACACGCCAGCATCATTCAGCCCTACATCCAGGAAATGAAGCAGGCTGTTGATCGGCTCAACCAAATTGCCTACCGCGACCCCACCACCCAACTGGCCAACCGCATCCTGTTTCACCATCATCTTCAGGAGCATCTGGAATCGGCGGATGGGCTGGTGGCGCTGCTGCTGCTCAAACTCAACGCCAGTATGCCCGACGGTACACCGCTGGACGGAGCGATGACAGAATCCCTGGCCGCAGCGACAGCAGACCGCCTGCGTGAGGCGATTTCCCCAGAAGAGGCGATCGCCCGACTCAACAGCAACACCTTTGGCGTGTTTCAGGCTGTTGCTCACCGCCGCGATGCTGCCACGCTAGCCCAAACCCTGCTCAGCAGCCTGAACGAACCCTGCCTAATCGACAACGACACCTTGCAACCCCAGCTTTGCGCTGGCATCGCCCTCGCCCCCGACAACGGAGCCACCGCCAGCGAAGTGATGGAACATGCCCGCCAAGCCCTGCAAACCGCCCATCGGCAGCCCGGCCGCTATCAGTTCTATAGCCTGGAAGTCGATGCCTGGAACAGCCAGCGAATCTGGGTACTCCAGCATATTGAACAGGCGATCGAGCAAGACGAACTGCGCCTGCTGTACCAGCCCCAGGTCAACTTGATTAGCGGGCGCATCATCGGGGCAGAGGCGCTGATACGCTGGCAGCATCCCGACGTGGGCATGGTGCATCCTGCCCAATTTTTGGCGGTCGCAGAAGAAACAGACTGGATCGTGAAAATTGGCGAGTGGGTGCTGAAGACAGCCTGCGCGTCCGCTGTGCGGTGGAAAGAGGCCGGGCATCCTGGCATGAAGCTGTCGATCAACCTGTCGGCGCGTCAGTTTCGCAAGCTCGACCTGCCAAAGGCGATCGCCCAGGCGACGGCACAAACCGGGTTCGACCCGCATCTCTTGGTGCTGGACATCACCGAGGCAACGCTGCACGAAAATCGGGGCGTTGATGGAAAAACCATGCAGCAGCTTCAGCAGCTAGGGGTGCAACTGGCCCTGGATGACTTTGGCACAGGCTATTCCTCGCTTTACCATCTACGACAACTGCCCCTCGACTGCGTGAAAATCGACCGCACCTTTGTAGCCGATTTGGGAGAAGACGAGGATGCGCTGTCGATTGCAAAAGCGATTGTGGCGATCGCCCAGTCTCTCCAAACGCGGGCGATCGCCGAAGGAGTAGAAACCGACGCTCAGCTTAGCCTGTTGCGGCAAATCGGCTGCTACGCAGCCCAGGGAAATCGCTTCAGACCACCGCTCTCCGCCAGCGATCTCCAGCAGTTGCTCCAAACCAACCCGCGCCTCTAG
- a CDS encoding transposase: MFIVDAGEVEIERQKKQKRDYSGKQKSHTLKAQLLVDFENGQVIATAIDKGKTHDFKLLKRSRLPWVSSQLCLADRGYQGFAKRHAGACTPTQKPRNQPLAEDEKQHNRALARLRVKVEHVIRRFKIFRIFSGRYRSRRRRFGLRLNLIAGLLNYELAHAS, from the coding sequence GTGTTTATCGTAGACGCAGGTGAAGTTGAAATTGAACGTCAAAAAAAACAGAAACGTGACTACAGTGGCAAGCAGAAGAGCCATACCCTGAAGGCGCAACTGTTGGTGGATTTTGAGAACGGGCAGGTGATTGCGACTGCAATCGACAAAGGCAAGACGCATGACTTCAAGCTGCTCAAACGAAGTCGCCTGCCCTGGGTATCGTCGCAGTTATGTTTAGCTGACCGCGGGTATCAAGGGTTTGCCAAGCGTCATGCTGGAGCTTGTACGCCCACCCAAAAGCCGCGCAACCAACCGTTAGCCGAGGACGAGAAGCAACACAATCGGGCATTAGCGAGACTGCGGGTGAAAGTAGAGCATGTGATTCGTCGCTTCAAGATCTTTCGCATCTTCTCAGGGCGCTATCGCAGCCGGAGACGACGCTTTGGCTTGCGCTTGAACTTGATTGCAGGGTTGCTCAACTACGAACTGGCACACGCTTCCTGA
- a CDS encoding ribonuclease R family protein, whose amino-acid sequence MDFSIASLLSNFPDDKLVAPKALEKKLNCEDDASLRRLQIALDALEKIGILVKERGKYRRVFEDDVVEGKLRCSSKGFCFAIQDIEGSEDIYIRESQLNTAWNGDRVLVRVTKEGSRRRSPEGEVRLILERSNSSVLARVKKTEDGQYRALPLDDRLLFELELTPDGEPLEESVDQLVHVEIARYPLGQHPPIGRVAQILGSDAQAASDIDIVCCKHDLPRGFSEAVLEAAKALPTKLRKTDLKKRLDLREQLTVTIDGPDHPHSPAIDDALSVEKVGDDEWRLGIHIADVSYYVAARSPVDLEAQKRGTSVFLGELVVPMLPEHLHRCCSLLPGEDRLAISVLVTLNAAGEVQDFEIQPSVVRVDQHLDYQQAQAVLLRDDPEAAAEARYPLPSAKELKHLEPVFELVDNLFAISQAVAAQRLARGAFDLNLPESIFPDEHNPELGKFLSTNFQYDDEGELGAMVVSSLLPARTIVTELMLLANQLVALHLQCLQVPAIYRVHRTPDPSDVQELVKLVNNMDIEYQLEDEEVVHPRDYQRLTQQFAESYAERVLTYLLLETLKPAVYSTTPGTHFGLALDNGYTHFTSPLRRYPDLLVHRALHAVFEHGRDRKSTRSKDKVNLFSSECHGAIDWKVLPPEVHDELEEYFNSIVNHLTEREKLAQEAESDLEGLKKAEYMQERTGETFHGLITGVQSYGFFVEIEELLVEGLVHVSSLKDDWYEYRSRQQKLVGRKNRKQYRLGDRVEVQVKSVDYYRQQIDLVAVGGGSEATDDDEDLLETEADLLETEDLSEEEE is encoded by the coding sequence ATGGACTTTTCGATCGCCTCACTGCTCTCCAACTTCCCAGACGACAAGCTGGTCGCTCCCAAGGCCCTGGAGAAAAAGCTGAACTGTGAAGATGATGCCAGCCTCCGCCGCTTGCAAATTGCGCTGGATGCCCTAGAGAAAATCGGCATTTTGGTTAAGGAGCGGGGCAAATATCGCCGCGTCTTTGAGGATGACGTGGTGGAAGGGAAGTTGCGCTGCTCTAGCAAGGGCTTTTGCTTTGCAATTCAGGATATTGAAGGGTCGGAGGATATCTACATCCGCGAGAGCCAATTGAATACTGCCTGGAATGGCGATCGCGTCTTGGTGCGCGTGACCAAAGAGGGCAGCCGCCGCCGCAGTCCAGAGGGCGAAGTCCGGCTGATTTTAGAACGCTCCAATTCCTCCGTGCTGGCGCGGGTGAAAAAAACCGAGGACGGGCAGTATCGCGCCCTGCCGCTGGACGATCGCCTCTTGTTTGAGCTAGAGCTAACGCCCGATGGCGAACCATTAGAGGAATCCGTCGATCAACTGGTGCATGTAGAAATTGCCCGCTATCCCCTGGGTCAGCATCCGCCCATTGGTCGAGTGGCTCAGATTTTGGGCAGCGATGCCCAGGCGGCCTCGGATATCGACATTGTGTGCTGCAAGCATGACCTGCCGCGCGGGTTTTCGGAAGCGGTGCTGGAGGCAGCCAAAGCACTCCCGACCAAGCTCCGCAAAACGGACTTGAAAAAGCGGCTGGATCTGCGGGAACAGTTGACTGTCACAATCGACGGGCCCGATCATCCCCATAGCCCAGCCATCGACGATGCCCTGAGTGTGGAAAAAGTGGGCGACGATGAGTGGCGCTTGGGGATTCACATTGCCGACGTGTCGTACTACGTTGCAGCGCGATCGCCCGTCGATCTGGAAGCTCAGAAGCGCGGCACTTCGGTCTTTTTGGGAGAACTCGTCGTGCCTATGCTGCCGGAACATCTGCACCGCTGCTGTTCGCTGCTGCCCGGTGAAGACCGTCTGGCGATTTCGGTGCTAGTGACCTTGAACGCAGCAGGCGAAGTGCAGGATTTCGAGATTCAGCCCAGCGTGGTGCGGGTAGATCAGCATCTCGACTATCAGCAGGCCCAGGCGGTGCTGCTGCGAGACGACCCAGAAGCCGCTGCCGAAGCCCGCTACCCGCTGCCCTCTGCCAAGGAGCTAAAACACCTGGAACCCGTGTTTGAACTGGTGGACAACCTGTTTGCCATCAGCCAGGCTGTGGCGGCGCAGCGGTTGGCGCGGGGCGCGTTTGACCTGAACCTGCCGGAGAGCATCTTTCCCGACGAACACAACCCCGAACTAGGCAAGTTCCTCTCGACCAATTTCCAATACGACGACGAAGGCGAACTGGGCGCAATGGTGGTGTCGTCGCTGCTACCCGCCCGCACGATCGTAACGGAACTGATGCTGCTGGCGAATCAACTGGTGGCGCTGCATTTACAATGCCTCCAGGTTCCCGCCATCTACCGGGTTCACCGCACGCCCGACCCCTCCGACGTGCAGGAATTGGTAAAGCTGGTCAACAACATGGACATCGAATACCAGCTTGAAGACGAAGAGGTCGTCCATCCCCGCGATTATCAGCGACTCACACAGCAATTTGCAGAGTCCTATGCCGAGCGGGTGCTGACCTATCTGCTGCTGGAGACGCTGAAGCCTGCGGTCTATAGCACCACGCCGGGGACTCACTTTGGGCTTGCACTGGACAATGGCTATACCCATTTCACCTCGCCGCTGCGCCGCTATCCTGACCTGCTGGTGCATCGGGCGCTGCACGCGGTGTTTGAGCATGGGCGCGATCGCAAATCTACCCGCTCCAAGGACAAGGTGAACCTGTTTAGCAGCGAATGTCACGGCGCAATCGACTGGAAGGTGCTGCCGCCAGAGGTTCACGACGAGCTAGAGGAATATTTCAACAGCATCGTCAACCACCTCACCGAGCGCGAAAAGCTGGCGCAGGAGGCAGAATCTGACCTAGAGGGGCTGAAAAAAGCCGAGTATATGCAGGAGCGCACCGGTGAGACCTTCCACGGGCTGATTACGGGGGTGCAGTCCTATGGTTTCTTTGTGGAAATCGAGGAACTGCTAGTGGAAGGGCTGGTTCACGTCAGTTCCCTGAAAGACGACTGGTACGAATATCGCTCGCGTCAGCAAAAGCTGGTAGGCCGCAAGAATCGCAAGCAGTATCGACTGGGCGATCGCGTCGAGGTGCAGGTCAAGAGTGTGGATTACTACCGTCAGCAGATTGATCTAGTCGCGGTCGGCGGTGGTAGCGAAGCCACCGACGACGACGAGGACTTGCTAGAAACCGAGGCCGACCTGCTGGAAACAGAAGATCTATCCGAGGAGGAAGAGTAG
- a CDS encoding helix-turn-helix domain-containing protein, with protein sequence MSASRPAAHHIELSAEEDRTLYELSLADGIARRIKLRVITLRLNASGWTTLQIAQHLHQCEHTVRQTLQRWSKGGLGGLWEAAGRGGKTKWQNTDIEAVET encoded by the coding sequence TTGAGTGCATCTAGGCCTGCGGCTCATCACATTGAACTGAGTGCCGAAGAAGACCGCACCTTGTACGAGTTGAGCTTGGCTGATGGGATTGCCCGTCGGATTAAGCTTAGAGTTATCACCTTGCGACTCAATGCCAGTGGTTGGACAACGCTACAGATTGCTCAACACCTCCATCAGTGTGAGCATACGGTGCGCCAAACCCTTCAACGGTGGAGCAAGGGTGGCCTCGGTGGGCTGTGGGAAGCAGCAGGGCGTGGGGGCAAAACCAAGTGGCAAAACACGGATATCGAAGCGGTTGAAACTTGA
- a CDS encoding P-loop NTPase family protein, with product MFRARVAEALAGDRWVADGNYSSVRDLVWGRADTIVWLDYPFGLVLWRSLRRAIWRSASGVELWSGNRETWRQTFFSRDSILLWVLRTYHRRRREYPLLLSQPEYAHLSVVRVRSPQETRSWLIGLTGDGVIGGGLQ from the coding sequence GTGTTTCGGGCGCGGGTTGCTGAGGCACTGGCGGGCGATCGCTGGGTGGCTGATGGCAACTACAGTAGCGTCCGCGATCTGGTTTGGGGGCGGGCCGATACTATCGTGTGGCTGGACTATCCGTTTGGGCTGGTGCTGTGGCGATCGCTCCGGCGGGCAATTTGGCGCAGCGCTTCGGGCGTAGAACTCTGGAGCGGTAACCGCGAAACTTGGCGGCAAACCTTTTTCAGCCGCGACTCCATTTTGCTGTGGGTGCTGCGAACCTATCATCGGCGACGACGCGAGTATCCGCTGCTGCTTTCTCAGCCAGAATACGCCCACCTTAGCGTGGTGAGAGTGCGATCGCCCCAAGAGACCAGAAGTTGGTTAATCGGGTTAACAGGTGACGGAGTGATCGGTGGTGGATTGCAATGA